Below is a genomic region from Larimichthys crocea isolate SSNF chromosome IV, L_crocea_2.0, whole genome shotgun sequence.
tttttataaCATCATGTTACCCCGGGAAGAACAGTGTTTCGGGTGGTTGACAGAGAACACAAGgaaatctgtgtctgtctttaaaatgaCTGACATCGTTCCTATTAAACTGCATATTAGGTGCTTTTGACCCCAATACATTTATATGAGCACTGATTAAAACGGGAAACAATGATATGATGATGACTTAAGTCATTAGGAACTAATGATGAGTTAGgaaatgacaaagtcactcaaAAGTTAGAATGATAGAATATCATATCCATGTCCGTATGATGAGAGCAAAGCACCATGCATGGAAACTAGTTgcaatgtgtgtttacagtacagGTGGGGTGACATGCTCCTTCATTATCATGAAAACACTCTTGTTTGGATAAAGGTTCTCCACTTCAAACTTATGAATGTTTGAACTGGAGGAAAAACAATGTACAGTActagtacttgagtaaatgtacttggtTTACACTAATATGTTAGTGTTGGTCCTGTCATACCACACCTGTCCACTAGTTGCCCTCAGATATTTCTAGATTCTGTGGATCATTTCCTGCCTGCACAGCTTgtcacacacttcctgttgttCATGTCTGCTAGATTTTACTACTGTAACATCACCTGATCATTAAGTAAACCCACATACACTGTTCTGAGTTTCTAGACCTATTCTCCTTTTACAGATAGTGATTAGGTCTGTGTCATGTATAGCCTTAGAATTTATTCGGATGAACCCATAAAGCATTATATCTATTCTAACACTGAAAATtggatgaagatgaaaatgttGAGGATCTGAAAATCTGttcttggtttttttttttttttttttttttgcacagatacagaatttaaaatagatttacatgtctcttgctttaatttacgagtctgcttgctataccatggtgctagccttctttgtttaattgtcttctttttcagaggtgcaatagagtctagagttgtccgtaatgagcctgtagtactatgaacaagatgatctatttgtgaggggctaaaggaagcagacaagtcctctgttacattgagacatggcattaaattaaatgctgaaggaatcacttccttaaatttggctacagcactatcagataaacatctgctgtaggagtttctgcacaaaggcttatagtccggtagtatgaactcaaaggttattaaagaggattctgtggaaagacaattagatgatcaatttcaatgccatatgagagaacaagatcaagagtgtggttcagacaatgagtcggtttatttacactctgacagaagccgattgaatctaataaagagataaatgcagtactaagactatcattgtggttgtccatgTGAATACCAAGAAAAATCATtgacttttgactggtactgtttatatattaaatacaatgtttttttatcggtacttaaatataatgtttttttattggtactgtatgtatattaaatataatgttttgaTTGGTACTTTGggtatattaaatataatgttttgattggtactgtgtgtatattaaatataatgttttgattggtactgtatgtatattaaatataatgttttgataggtactgtgtgtatgttaaatataatgttttgattggtactgtatgtatattaaatataatgttttgataggtactgtatgtatattaaATAGAATGTTTTGATTGgtactgtgtgtatattatatttaatgttttgattggtactgtgtgtatattaaatataatgtgttgattggtactgtgtgtatattaaATAGAATGTTTTGAttggtactgtatgtatattaaatataatgttttgattggtactgtatgtatattaaatataatgttttgataggtactgtgtgtatattaaatataatgttttgattggtactgtgtgtatattaaatataatgaaagGTAAACACAGGTAATGCGTGTCAATCAGAGGGAAACCGAGAGATGGCGACAAGTCAACAGATTGATTTCCACCGCTGGTTAAAtccatgaagaagaacagcCGGGTCTGGTCTGGACATAGTCTGTTCGGAACCTTTGGATACACACGATACGCACTGTGTCTGTTGCTGTGCTGTGGTTGAACACCATGTCGTCCAGTGAGCGCGCAGACCTGGGCCGGGCGCTCTGCGTCATCACCGGGGCTTCTAGAGGCTTTGGTCGGACTACAGCGATAGAGATGTCTCGGTTGGTGAAACCGGGCTCGGTACTCGTCCTGGTGGCCCGCTCCGCTGACGACCTGCGGTCTCTGCAGGCGGAGCTGGCCGAGTCTGAGGCAGGCAAAGCGGGCCTGCTGGTTAAGTGTGTGGTGGCAGATCTGGCTCAGATGGAAGGACCGGAGAGCGTCGTCAGTGCATCTAAAGAAGTCTTCTCTGAGGATCTAGATCACATTATACTGGTTAACAACGCCGGTGAGAAGAAACCTGTAGAGCTAATAACTGTGTTCATAGTTTGAAAGGTCCAGTATATCCTAAAGGTGTTATTTGTCTAGAATACATCAGATGGTAAATTTACTTCATTAAGCAGGGAAGAGTACTTTGTACTGTTTAGAAAACATATGAGGAGCTCATGTAATATGATGCCTTGTTGTAGTTTAAAGTGTCCATAAAGTCAGACTtgatgtttttagtgttttttccccatctgtccatctgtcctccagtatctgtccaacactgacgcaaagtcatgttttcagtgttttcagtgttttcagctaTTCTTCAAGGTCATTCAGTTTGTCATCCTACtacatccaatgaaacgctttctctcttctgacacCTCCGGAGCGGAGTTATGTTTCTTAGGGActttaaacaacacaacagtaaattaattagaatagtgttattattattattattattattattattattattagcagcaGCATCTCTGTCTACAGTTTGTCGTCTTTAGAGACTATTTGTTTAGTAGAAAGTAGCTCCAATAGAAACACAGTGAGGTCTGTGGGTTATCAGCAGTAACATGGACACTGActctgaatatttttaaaatgacactgacTTTGAAATTCAGTTCACCTGTCAGATGATTCTGTACTAAACCAAACTAATTGCATGGATCAATATCAtgagagaaaatatgtttacagtGACACCTTCTTCCTTCTCATCCCAGCCTCTCTGGGAGACGTGTCCCGCTTCGCCAAAAGCTTTACCAACATGGCCGAGGTGGACTCTTACTTGTCCTTCAACGTCAGCTCCTCCCTGTGCCTCACCGCCAGCATCCTGCAGGCTTTCCCACAGCGTCCAGGTCTGCGGCGGACTGTGATCAATGTCACCTCGCTGTGCGCCCTGAAGCCGTTCTGCTCCTGGGTGCTGTACTGCACCGGTAAGGCTGCTCGAGAGATGATGTTCAGGGTTCTGGCAGAAGAGGAGCCGGACCTACGGGTGCTCAACTACTCTCCAGGTGAGGTTTGTCAGCCTGAGACTGAAGCTGAATGGGGAGAATTGAATGAGTTCTCTGTAAAGGAGTTGTGATATTGGATCAGAGCAGACAatccctccagtctgcatgtcgtaGTTTTcttgggcaaaatactgaaccccaaattgctcccgaaggctgtgccatcagtgtgtgaatgggtgaatgagatatgtagtgtaaagcactttgagtggtcagaagactagaaaggtgttatatagGTACAGTCCATTTTCTCgcctatatttaaaaaaaattgtctttAAACGTGACATTACGTTGTACATTCATGAACTAGGGCCTCTGGACACAGACATGCAGTTGGTGGCCAGATCCAGAACAGGTGATCCCAGCCTCAGGAAGACTTTTTCAGACATGTTTGCTGAGGGTCGGCTGCTCACCTGTGAGGCGTCCTGTGTCAAGCtgatgaagctgctgctggaagacacatacacatcagGAGCTCATGTCGACGTCTTCGACCTCTAGACAGCATGAGTTCTCACAGCCAGGTAGCATTGGGCCAGATTGTTCAGATGTGCCTTGATTTTAACTGAAACTAatttatacctttttaatgATTTCTGTTAATGACTGCAAATGGAAAAGTTAATTGTTACCTCAGATTGCCCTGTCAGTCTTAAAGTCCCCATGACACAGTAAGCAGAGGGCTGTGTactttatcatttttatgtttcctgcaAAAATGCTCAAATAGGAGGGAGGAATATTGTTTGCCGTTTATAGTAGCCAGTAGTGAGTGTGCACTACACCACCAATGCTATTCATTGCAGCTGGTGCTTTGAGCTAGTGTTAGCATCTACCTTCCAGTAAACCTAGCCGACCCCAGGGCCAAACACAACCTCCAAAAGTGGCCACTGATAGTAACatactgaggtggttttcttgctgggtttAGCTCCCAAGGTTGAGTCAGTCCAGTAATCTAACCATCAGGAAAGCctgtaaatcacctcagtaGTGTAACGTTATCCCCTGTTGCTTTTGAGCCAGATCCAgtctggctgctgagcccggttctggTGCCTGttaacagcagattcagttagcatTAGTTAATTAATAGTcagctactttagcaagtagTTTGGCTAAAGCTATCTGTTCATCATGAAACCCGTAAATTTATTGTGTATAAagtctgatccagtttcatcaaaatcagtgaataaagttctaaagttgtgcttttgtacagtaatcataGGCCTGGCTatagatgactgtagcagccctcacagTCACTCTGTCCTGTATCAAACAGTAAGCACTCCTCTCTGGCGGCCTTTTTGTCACTGTTGGTTCAGATACTGGAGGATAGAGCACAGATGggacaaaaacactaaaaatatgAAGTCTGACTTTATGGAGACTTTAACTCTGTAGGTTGTAGCCTCTTCCTGTAGCCTTAAACActaaaaaacagctgctgatcATCACATTTCCATTCAAAACATTCCAGAACAGAAGTTCATTCACACTACAGCCAGTAAAGCTGCCATCAGTAACGTCAGATAGTTTTGGACACGGTAGAAACAACATGTAGGTCCATAAGAGAAGATGGCGTAGACCACAGTTGTGAACTGTGAATGGGACACAAGACACCTCAGCAAAATATTTGCTATGTGGGCCAGATAAAGTACTGCTTTACTTAAGGCCATACTGAGTCATCTCCAGTTCACAGGACAATAATTCAGTGAGACCATATAAATAAACCAATTTTGTTTATGATTGTCATCGGATCAGGTTTGTTAACTGTCATTAGCATCAGAAGGAAGTAACCAAAGTAAAAGCTTTTTCAGATAGATAATGATAGAgctacattcattcattcagacacaGCTGGAATCACATGGTTGTGTCTTAACCACAAGATTTCGGTGATGAATAAAAGCTTTTATCAAATACCAAAACTGTAAAGCAGAAACTGTTAGTTTAAAAtccaaattatatattttttaaaattgtgtaaaccaaaaccaaaaatgtgAAGTCAAAGAAAATCTTAATAAATTCATCTAGACCAGGTTTTAGTTTTCATTCCTCATTAAGGCCACTGTATTTCAAAACTCGACCAATATCCAAGACCAGAATTATTTTAGTCAAATAAAGTTAAATCCCAGTAAGTTTTTCCTGTTCATTAGAATGGAATAAGTATGTTTCAGCTGTGGCGGTGTGGGCCACAGGTTATggactgttaaaaaacaacaagagtcCCAAACCCAAGTGGAACCACCACTAACCTTAGTCTAACCTTAAACTATTACTACCTTAATACCTACCTACTTAATACCTAAACGGTCTCTTGAAAAACACACCGACAATCAATTCAGTTTATTTGCTGTAGTGGTACGTTCAGTTTTCTTGTGCAATGATTGAAGATTAAATTAATTACTTTCAGTAACAAGATAGCTAGGTGaagaacaacatttttaaaagttttaggTTTTAATTTACTTGTACAGCATCAAATCAGAAGTTTTCCCATGACACTCTACATATGGAGCAGGTCTAGTTTGcattctttatattatttacagagacccaacaattctcaccatgagcaagcacttgccCACACGTAACAGTGTGTGAAGGAAAAAAGTCCTTGCCAAATGTCAAGTGGAACAGCACTTGTAGTGGCCGTTTACCAAAGACCCAAGTGCCTAGGCCAATTAGTCACCCACTGCAATCACGAAGAGAGATGAGACTGATCTTGAAGgttgatttatttgaaaattgATAACTTATAATGGTGCAAAAATCTTTACAAACATCTTAAACTGTTCCACTAGAGGCGGTtcttaatgtgaaaaaaagacGTTGACGATCAAAAACTTCAGAGAGTCATTATAGAACCAATTAACCCAATATTTTCCTGCGTCCATGCGCACTAAGACTTGCAAGACGGCATTAACAAAAAAAGCTATATGGTTTAAGTGGCTCTTACAAGCCTGTTCCAGATGTTATCAGATACAGTTATTCAGCACCAAGCTTCTAGCAGCACCAGTTTCatgaatgaattatgaatttCACTGTGCTACTCTTGGTGTTACAGAACCTTAAGCCTGAACTGTGACACAGTCCTCTGTTCAGAGGAGAACTTACTGGATCTTCATGCTTCTttggttgatttttttgtcGTATCCACCTTcactctgtgatttatttaaagaagtGTTGCATTCCATAAACTGCTAACTGTATGTCTATGCTAACAGGTGATGACGTTGACGTTTTTTCATATTGATGTTGTGCTCTGAATTCTAACTTTAGTGAAGtctgcaggttatttttaagGTGCCTTACTTGTGATATCGGTTTACGTCCGttaatgaaatgacatttttttcctgactAGTCACATTAGTAAATAGTGAAGTAAAGGGAGTTCAATATGTTCCACTGTTTTCACACATTCCTTAGTGTATAACctgttatttttatgaataatatattatataaaaaaatatataaggaAATTGTTTTGTATGTGCTTATGTTGTTATCCATTTCAGTTGTGTAAACTTGATACTGACATTGAAGCCTGTTATAAGAGTATTACAATGTTACACACAAGGGCACTACATATAAACTCATAATATAGAGGTACCACTTTATAGCAACTTAGATTATTAAGTTTCTAATTATGTCTTTACTGTTATAATTTaatctaaataaaatgtttattaaaaattGGCttgcatttcttattttctttggtATATGTgtcatatatagatatacaatGATGTTGGGTAATCTGTATGTTCGTTATGTACAATCTCAAGTCTCTATTTGATCATGTGACAACATGATACAATATACAGTAGCTATAGGGCCCATCATAACTGTGACCAGGCCATTGTAACCTGAGGTTTATCCTCTGTGGACCACGTGTTCAGTAAAATTCCTGACCAATTTAAATAATGATGTGTCGTGtgtagaaaacaaaaagcaccaCACAGCAGATGGTAGCTGGTAAATAATCCTGCACCCTGAACAGACGTTGATGTAGATGAATGAAGATCTGCAGGACATAGACCAGGACTTTGTCAGCTGAAgtgttctgctttctgtttgtttgtttgagttggACTGACAAATCAGCTTTGAGCGGGTTTTGTTTccatgcaggtaaacagtctGCAAGGGGCCTAAACTGCCTGGAACTCATCAGTTATCATCTGGGGTAACGTTTTATTAACcttttttaaagttatattcattcatatgtCCATATACAGTATCTGTTTATAGAGGGTAGCAGAGATGTGTAATTTTTCATTATTCTTGCATATCAAATTGCTACTTGGACTGTCTTGGCTCGAATATCCATTATCCGTTCTCCAGATATCCACTTCTACACCAGAAGCTCAGAAACATTGGCCATGGCCACCAGAGGCTATATCATTGTTCGACAATACCCAAAGGGTTCTAAGATtggctggtgaacatagtgaagcatttagcagctcaaGAACCAGATagttttctcaggagttggtggagaccaaaacagagctaaaaagagCACATGAATACTGGACAAGTTTATCATACTAACTTTATATAGTGATGTTGTgtcagttttatatttacatgatGTTGTTCTGCTGCTGACAAGTGAGCAACGCTAAATAAATTCATTAATGTGCTGCTTGGGCGCAGGCTGTGATCACCTCCACTGTACTGTGCAGAAGTATTTTAAAAGATCTAACAGAGAGGCTGCCACTGAATCTGAGCAGCTCCATTTCCTGTCATGTGTCCCTGACAGATAGCCACAGCTGCTCTGGACCAAAATACCACAGGAGGAACCAACCCAAACAAGGGACCATCACAACACCCACAGACTACCTCTACCTCAACTACCTCCCCCGCTGCCCTCCTCAGCCCCTCTCATTTCCCACTGCCCACCACCCTTCCCACTCTGGGGAGGTGGTACAGCCCCCAAAGGgggcaaatgtatttttggctGTAGGGGTTGGGCTAAGGAGAGAGGGGGCAAGTGTTCctgaatgtgagtgagaattTGATGATCTCCGCTCCCTGTCGCTTGTTTAGTCCCTTATCCCACGGCCCGTCCCTCCCTCAGCcactttttccttcctctctgtctctcctgtgttttgtttggccGGCACAATGACTGTGGGGAACATGGAGAGTGCTGAGCTGTTTGATGCAGGCAAGAAAGGTCGAGGCCTGAGGGCCACCAAAGAGCTCAACATTGGGGAAGTGGTCTTCGCCGAGCCCAGTTTCTCCGCTGTGGTCTTTGACAGGTATGAATCTCCTGGTTGTATTTTTGGAGCAGTTAGGACTGATCTTTTCTCACTGAGCATGTCTTTGCAGATCTGGGTGACACACTgcaggtgtgttgttgtgataGTTAGCCCTCAACCTTCTCTGTGTTCTGCTGTGACCTCATGCTAGATTCCTAAATTCTCATGACACCAGCAGTGAGAAAGCTGTCAAAGTGTCATGTGAACTTGAGCATGACATACTCTGGAgttcagttttaaaaaacaagactcTACCAAAAGGAGTATGACACCTTGCATGCTTTCCGAAGAATttactgaatgaaaatgaataaaacaccaGACCTAGAGATCACAGTGACCTCAGCAGAGGGAcagaaattatattttcttcttttgatgtGCAGGAACTTCACAGTTATGTGGACATTAAGCAGACCTGAGACATCTGGTCATGTTGCAGCAGATCAGAGATATAGTTTGACGTCTTAACTATTCAGTGATTCATAAATGGATTGGTAACGTGCCGGAAGCCTGTTTAAAGATCTTAGAAGTGGACTGATATGGACTGAAGCTGCAGCTCACTGTGTTCTTCTCACTTGTAACATCTCACCTAGACTTCTGTCTCATGAACTCTCagtgtttagctgctgtttgcttcAGCAAGAAATCAAGTTGTGTAAATCACCTGCAGTTGTGTGGGTACTGAAGATGAGTGCAGCCTGTTTGTTGAATGCCAGACAGATCTGGTAGCATAGATTTTGAGCCATATAAGAGCGAGTATCTGCAGGATGTTGGCTCACTGAGAGTTTCCAACACTGCAGGCATGCACCAAGAGGATCTGCCTAATGTGAGACTGGAGCTGTctaaaactacagtgtgtgtgtgtgtgtgtgtgtgtgtgtgtgtgtgtgtgtctgagctgcATGACTTTGCTGTGTTCCAGCAAGATCAAAAtctgttcattgttttgttggaCATGCAGAGGAGtctgctgaataaactgtttacactcacacacacacacacacacacacacacacactgctgtcagcTGAGACCAGTGTATTCACACACTTGGTGCAATCTTACTTACATAACTGATAGAGCTgtgatgatattttttttaggtAGGTCTTTGGATCTGACCTCTCTTATTTATTCTTCATGTCATCCATACACCACAAATCCAGAACCAGAGTGCAGCGTATATGATATCAAATGTTACAAAGATATAAGATATGATAAGATGTCgtgctgaagaaagtcatgaggtcatgctggtgttaaagagtgtgccagctgttggaatgaaggacctgtggtagatctccttcttacatggtgggagtatcagtctgttgctgaaggagctgtttaagacctccacagtctcatgcaggaggtgagaggagttgtaTTTaggatggatgtcagctttgctaacataACTTCACGTCATAAATCACTGACATTTGCATTTAGTCCAGGAGAAATCCagtcaaattttaaaaatccCTTTAAATAATCTTTTGAGACAAAGTTAGCAAACCTCTTCATTCTTTAATTGTTAGTCGAGTCATTTCATGTCATAGATGATCATATTAACATCACCAGATTATCTCTGCAATACATCAAATGCATTAAACTGAACAGTAATCATAGAGCAACttttctgtggaatttaaagaatgacagagacatgaaAACCTGAACTTAAAGAGTCGCTGGATCTCGGAAATGCTCATCTAatgacagcaggactgtgaATCTAATTTATGAATCTGAAAAAAGGTGTATGTAGTACAGAAAGTATGCATTTTAATAAAATCACGTAGAGTATGTACAGAAGATATACATCTGTACAGTCAATACAGGAACTCATTGAAGATTTGAAAAGATGACTTTTGAGGCtgtagtgtgtgttgttttatcacATTATAAGATGTTCCTAAATGAAACCAGCCAAACTAGAGCAGCTTACATATGAAGCTTTTTTAAATGCTAACCTTTGGTAAGACATGTAGACAAATTGTGGTTAAAATGTATATCTAAATGTGAATCTTGGATGTTTCCTTTTcctgtaagaaaacaaaattgatggttttttgttgttgcatttttcAAGAGGTCAATGTCATTGTTGTAATATTgtaatgtttctctgttttgtttgtttccttcttaGTTTGATCACCCAGGTGTGCCACAACTGTTTCCGGCACCAGGCCAACCTACACCGCTGTGCCCAGTGTAAGTTTGCCCACTACTGTGACCGCACCTGCCAGACTGCATGCTGGGATGAACACAAGCAGGAGTGTGGAGCCATCAGGAAGACCGGCAAGGCGCCCAGTGATAATGTTCGGTAAAGAAAACCAAGTCCACCCCGACAATCAGAGAATTGAAAGCAGTGATACTGTCTGAttgtgtctgttctgttcagtgGTTAAACACCTATGTTAGGAACAAATTAAATGTAGACAACCAGGTCAATCAAGCTATTCCATCTGTCTTCAAGGGGTCATTTTAGCCAGATGGGACacttcacaacaacaaaagttaGACCGCATCAAATACAACTCACAACTACTGGCCAGATGGCAGTTTCTACAGTGTCTTCTTAAGACCTTTAAATctcagtctcagacaaagaggactctggattttatcTCAAGCCAGGCAAGTTATCAATTAAGGTCTCATCTCTGTCTCAGTACACACAGTCTTAGTTTAGGGCTTGATTAGGCTACCTCCTTAATTTCATTGACTAATATCTGGTTTTCGTGACCTTCTCTCTCCTGCCCAGTCTGGCTGCTCGTGTGCTGTGGCGTATACACAAGCGCACAGGCATTGTGACAGACAGTCAGCTGATCTCAGTGGACCAGTTGCAGGACCACGTGGCCGACCTGTCTGAAGAAGACCAAAAGCAGCTCAGGATCGACGTGCGCAACTTCCTGGAATACTGGTCTTACGGAAGCAAGCAATGCTCGGCCGATGAAATCTCACACATCTTTGGCATTGTAAGAATGAATGCTTCACTGTGAATTATTGTCATTCACCACTGCTTCGTAAGTTATGTTTGCAGGTTGCATTTGAAACCTTGGAAAGACATCTTCAGAAATAAACCTGGGTACCTCCTTCTCTCCCCACACTTCTCTTCCTCATTCTTCTGCCTGCCTCTCTGTAGATTAAGTGTAATGGATTCACAGTGAGTGACCAGAGAGGCCTGCAGGCTGTTGGTGTGGGTCTTTTCCCCAACCTGTGCCTGGTCAACCATAACTGTTGGCCCAACTGCACCGTCATCCTCAACCACGGCAAGTAGGTATCCAACCTCTCCTGTAAAATAAGAGCGGGAGAGCTTGGTGTAAAGTTTATTCTGAACAAAAATTTGATGTAACATATACATTTTCAATTAACtgacattttttgtcattttcttttgcagtcagtcagctgtgaaTTCCTCTCTTCACTCTAAGAGGAGGTACGTTACAGCTGATCAGCCCTTAACACTTCATCACCACATGAGAACTGGATATGTTACACAAATACAGCGTCTGTTCAGTATCTTCAGTccaatgacatttttttagcTTCCAGGTTTACTTCCTGGTTATGTAGCACACTGAGTTCCCACTTGACCTATGAACTTCCGTTTGACAATTTTTCTCAGCTTGAAGAATGtcgtaaaaatataaaactatgtTATATAAAATTCATAATAGAAAAAGTGACCTTCTTTGCAGCTGGAGGTGTCCTGTCATcagttttatagatttttataaCGGCGGTCTATAGAGAAAGTTGAAGGTAAAATGAACTTAGCATAAAGTTCAATAATTAATTTGTAAaatcttatttgtttaatctacaaaaaaatgaaagtgcaAAAAGTCACACAGTGACTCCCTGTCATCATATGAGGTCACTATTGGTTGAAGAAGAAGTCCagcatatattattattatattaagatATAATGTATCAATTAATGAGCTCAATGAccaaaaagtattaaaaacacGTAAATGAG
It encodes:
- the spra gene encoding sepiapterin reductase a, which codes for MSSSERADLGRALCVITGASRGFGRTTAIEMSRLVKPGSVLVLVARSADDLRSLQAELAESEAGKAGLLVKCVVADLAQMEGPESVVSASKEVFSEDLDHIILVNNAASLGDVSRFAKSFTNMAEVDSYLSFNVSSSLCLTASILQAFPQRPGLRRTVINVTSLCALKPFCSWVLYCTGKAAREMMFRVLAEEEPDLRVLNYSPGPLDTDMQLVARSRTGDPSLRKTFSDMFAEGRLLTCEASCVKLMKLLLEDTYTSGAHVDVFDL